From the genome of Podospora bellae-mahoneyi strain CBS 112042 chromosome 2, whole genome shotgun sequence:
GAGGATCGAAACCCTGACGTGCTCAGATACAACTTGCCTTACCATATTCGACAACGTGGATGATCCCACATCCTTGAAGACAGCCTGGCCTGGCTCGATTAGTGCCTCGATTCTTGTCGCCACAAGGGATCTCTCTGTTGCAACAGCCTCGACAGCCCAGCATATACAGGTCAATGCATTaggcgatgatgaggggcCCAGATGCTTCTCAAGGCTATCGACATCGGCGCTGCATCACAGGCCGATCTTCAGAATGCTTCAAACATCAGTCGGAGCCTTGGGGGGTTACCCCTGGCGCTAGCTCAGATTGGCGGTTTTGTCACTCAACGCAAGTTGTCTTTGCAAGAGGTCCTCCCGCTATATGAGCGTTACGCCGCCAAAATCGACGCCCGGAAGGCTCCTAGAAGCGACTACGCACATACCCTGAGCACTGTGTGGGATGTCTCATACCAAAAGTTATCAGCAAACCCCACTCGGCTTCTCTACTTACTATCTTACTTCGACCCGAATGGTATCTCAGAAGACATCTTGATCCATGGCTCTGAGGGCCTCAGCGAAAGTTTTGCATTCCTATCAGATGAGCTTGAGTTAGTGTTACAGCTTCCCATTTAGCAATGTTGAAAAAAGAGACCAATTTTCGGTCAGCCTAGGTGATGCTTCGGAAGAGCTTGGACCTGAGGATCCCTTCATTGCCTATAGTCTTAACAACATCACGCTGGCATATACTGAGGTGAACGCACAGGATCTGGCCTGTGAGACTCATCAGGAGGCCATTAGACTCCGACTGAAGGTGAATAGTGACAGAATCGGCAATTCATACAGCAACATGTCGAGTCTACTTCTCCGCATGGGCCGTCCGGATGAAGCGGAGGAGATGCTCGCAAGATGTCCCTCCCTGAAGGACTTCACTGATGAGATCTTTCTCAGCACTGGAAATACTCGCTTCTCAGGGGACATGGTCTTATTGTCGCGTATTCGTCTTGCTCAGGGGCGGACGAGCGAAGCCTTGCAGCTGGCATCAAAAGCACTGGCCTTTCGCCGCGGATTTATTGGGAAACCGGCTCAAAACTTGCGACTCTCAGTACGATATAGCCTCGATGCTGTACCGGGACGGCCACGTTAGCTCAGCTGTGTAAGTGCCAACTTTCTGCTTACTACCGTCACCCTCTGCTAACATCATGGCATTAGTAacctgctggaggaggttgttgggattTCGGAGACTCCGGTCCAGGGACAAGGACAGCAAGCTCGTGCTCTATTCAAGCTTTCTCAGATACAGGGGGAGAATGGAAGAGAGGCTGAAAGCGCGGCTCTCAAGGAACGGGTTGTTTAGCTCCTGGTAAAACTCAAACCGGAGCTCAAGGATGCGCCGTTCGAGGAGGCCACGTTTCCAAAACTGGTCGTCTAGATGTTATGGTAATGTGTCAGCTTTCAGAGATTGTAACGAAGCAATGATAACCTCGCAACACTTGGCGGTGTGCTCGCATATCGTCATGGTGAACAGCAATTGGAGGCACATGTCAGAAAGAGGCATCCCATTCAACGGCCCCGATCTTGGCAGCGGGACACTTGAGCCGCAACGGGGCATCTGGGCCGGTCTGCCGACCGTCACAGGGCTCCACGCCGGTAGCCCCACCAAGCATCACCTTCCACAACGACCCCACCAATGCCAGTCACGCTGAACCCCGCCCCCAGTCGCAAGTGTCAGTGGGTTGCGGTGGTCTTTCCCCTCCCTTAGACTAGTTCGCTTCCCGCAGCATTG
Proteins encoded in this window:
- a CDS encoding hypothetical protein (EggNog:ENOG503P2CK; COG:S); translation: MLLKAIDIGAASQADLQNASNISRSLGGLPLALAQIGGFVTQRKLSLQEVLPLYERYAAKIDARKAPRSDYAHTLSTVWDVSYQKLSANPTRLLYLLSYFDPNGISEDILIHGSEGLSESFAFLSDELDLGDASEELGPEDPFIAYSLNNITLAYTEVNAQDLACETHQEAIRLRLKVNSDRIGNSYSNMSSLLLRMGRPDEAEEMLARCPSLKDFTDEIFLSTGNTRFSGDMHWPFAADLLGNRLKTCDSQYDIASMLYRDGHVSSAVNLLEEVVGISETPVQGQGQQARALFKLSQIQGENGREAESAALKERVV